One genomic window of Elaeis guineensis isolate ETL-2024a chromosome 2, EG11, whole genome shotgun sequence includes the following:
- the LOC105037181 gene encoding large ribosomal subunit protein uL15y-like, giving the protein MAVATTTCIKKNWKYPGGCGNARGMHHHYVLSDNYHLRYFDKVGMCYFHRPCNKSYCSTVSTDHLWSLDPDDVKKPAIVYDSNSTCLAGVTPFSYFKILRWGALTGQFRY; this is encoded by the coding sequence ATGGCGGTGGCAAcaacgacctgcatcaagaagaactggAAGTACCCCGGAGGCTGCGGTAACGctagaggcatgcaccaccactatGTTCTCTCCGACAATTACCATCTTAGGTActtcgacaaggtcggcatgtgctacttccaccgcccctgcAACAAGTCCTACTGTTCCACCGTCAGCACCGACCACCTTTGGtctctcgaccccgacgacgttaAGAAGCCCGCCATAGTTTATGACAGCAATTCTACCTGCTTggccggtgtcaccccgttcagcTACTTCAAAATTCTTAGGTGGGGCGCACTCACCGGCCAGtttcgttattaa